ttccttttttttttccccttccttattAAATGCTTAGTCAGTTTAAATTGCTTCAACTACTGGCTGTATTTCACCTTGAACATACTTCCTGTTCTCTTCACCCAAGATGAAGCATctctgatcttgtgcttcttttatacagcatttccttccttccctgagGAGAAAGATGAGCTGGGCATTCCTGCGTGACCTGCTGAGTGGAGTGAATAAATATTCAACAGGAATTGGAAGAATCTGGGTAGCAGTTGTGTTCATATTCCGCTTGCTGGTTTATGTTGCGGCTGCAGAAAACATCTGGAAATACGAACACGATGAATTTGAATGCAACATCAAGCAGCCTGGCtgtgaaaatgtttgctttgaccattttttccctgtctctCACATCAGGCTCTGGGCTTTGCAGTTAATCCTGGTCTCCACCCCTTCGCTCTTGGTTGTTTTCCATGTTGCTTATcgagagaacagagaaaaaaagcacaaccaGAAACTTTACAAAAGTCCAGGTGAGATAGATGGTGGATTGCTGTACACTTACCTTATCagtcttgttttaaaaacaggatttgaaatagtttttctcattctgttttaTAAATTGTACAATGGATTCCAAATACCACATCTCGTCAAATGCGACGTGAGACCATGTCCTAATACTGTTGACTGCTATATTTCTAAACCAACTGAGAAGATGattttcctctattttctgGTGGCAACTTCATGTCTGTGCATTGTATTAAATTTAAGTGAACTGAGTTACCTCATTTGCAAATACTCTGTGAAGTGTTATCTGAAGAGGTACACCAAGAAACATCGAGGCTCAACAAGCGATTGCCACAAATCAGGAACCATCAGtcacaggagagcagcagctgcaggaccaGTCCATGACAGCTCCCTGTCCTTGCCTCTGAATGCAGAAGGTGGACACGAAAAAATCTCCCCACTGACTTGAAAGGTCGGACAACACCTTCCTGTTACACAAACTGTATCTCGTGAATTGCTCTGTTCCGATCAGtgctttgcagaagtgaaaggaGAGTTATCTAGGAagtgtttttcctctgttagTTCCCTCCCTCCGTTATACAAGCGAATAAATCCACTTGCATTATGTATGTCATGCATAGAATTACCTAGATCTGTTCATGTTGAAACAAAAGGTGAAGAGACCTGAAAATTCCATGGAGTTTTAATAATATACACAAATGTTTATGATAAATCATACTGAAACAATTGCTCaaacaaatgtgttttgcaTATTATACAGAACTGCTTTGTTACAAGCAAAAAGGGGATTTTTATATCCAGAGATGGAAGAACCTGGAATTAAGATACCATTATTATTATAGAACCTGGATTTAACATCCTGGCATGTGGATTTAACTCCTGATCACCCACACtgagcagctccccagccaccACACACATCGTCTGCCCCAGTGGCTGCGGTgggtaagggaaaaaaatcttccacaATTCTCTAGGATCCAGGCAGAAAAATGTAGACTGTGCAATATAACAAAACGTGGGCCAGTGGTCTTAGCATTCAGTAGCCCGAAACCTGGTCCCTTTGGTAGGTCTGAAAATACCACCGCTCCCTTCAGCAGATACCTGCTGTTGAAGAACATGGGAAATCTAAAGACACTCACAGCCTCCTGTGGAAACGAAGTAGACAATAATGACTTATTGCCCCCCTAAATTTCAGAACATCTCTTGAACACTACGCATCCCTGCTCTTTGTTACGGATATAACATGGGCTAacaggaaaggaacagaaataagtCTTCTTTTGAACTCAAGGTTTGGAGATGATAGAAATCAATGCCTAAAAAGACTTATTTCAGGCTAGTGTTCTCCTTCCTTTGCTGTGATCAAAGACCTGACATCAGTGCTGAGTCTGATCAAAACACACGCTTTTAGAGAAAAGGCTGCCTGCAATAAACAGAGCTGCCAGGATGTGGAACTGATTTCATTCCAGGATAAAGAGGAGGAAACAGTAGTGAAAGCACATTAACTGTTTTTTCACTCCAGAAACTCCAGCTGTGGTTACAAAGCATTAATTTTATGAGTATTGGGACAGCAGTTACAGAATTAACTTTAGGAATTATTGAAAAAATTATGTACTTTTGACCATGATTTTCAAGCTCATGTgagttgtctttttctttttctttttttctttctacgataaatttgattttataaGAGGTGAAAATACAATTGCCTCTGCTGAACTTACCAACAGCAGCGTGCCAGATACTAGCTTGCCAGCTTGCGGCCAGTTAAAGTTTTACATCTCGCACGGCGTGGTAGCAGTGTGTCTATCGAGACAACGTGCTTTACAGCTCCAAACACTTTCTGCTAGGTCTCTAATACGCAGAATGGCTCAGGAGAGGCATGCAATTACAACGTCTTTTACAACTACTGCACAAACTCCATCAAGCACTGCGTGAAGCAAAACCATTGCTGATCTGCTCCTTGTAACCGGTACTGCCACCGTTTCAGTAACTGAGAAAGTAAACCAAAATTATCTTATCCTTTTTGTACCCTAGTGCATTTCTTAAGACAATGACAACactatcaaaatgaaaaatgctgccATAAAGAGTATTTTGTAATTATCGAGGACAGATTTAAAGATAGCACATTAATGAAAAAGctctttactttttaaagcaggGTTTATTTGAGAGCAAAAGAAGCAAACGCAGCTTAGCTAACAGGTTCCTGATTAAATTTGTTATATCTTCTAATATAAAAAATACGTTAagtcagggcctgcagggctTCAGAGCATCCCTCCAAACTCTGCAGCTGGCCAGAACTTCCTGCTTAGACCAAAAATTTTCATGTGAtacaataactttttttttaatgcatatacAAGTTTTTAATTCTTGCTAATTCCTATCCTCAACAATCACGAAATGATAAATTATATTCCAGATCATAGCGTTTCAAGTCTTGGAAGATATTTCAGGTTTGATACAACTAGAAATTATTTCTCATCTAAACCACTTTATTCTGAAAAACTATTACGGACCAACTGCATAAGCCCTGACTCCCTGGTAGCAAACAGCCAAGTGGCTTTTGCATCATCTGCTGCAAAATCAGAGGAGGATTTAGCAGAGCCATTAATGTAAAGGAAACGAGCATCACACAAGGCAGCTCTGCCAGATTTTACTTAACACGAGCACAGGAACTCCTCTATTTTCTGAAGCCTCTCTCTTGTCCAGCATTTGGTCTTTTACTGGTTCCTTTCCtaccccagccccttccccacctttATCACCTTTACCTTGCTTCCTCTCTAGGTTAAATCTTCCTCATCTACCCATCTCTGAAGTCattcatatttgcatttttggtTCAAATGAGCTTGTAGACTCGAAGCCTAAACTAAAAggccatttttttcccctcatataTCAAACTTCCATGCTACCCAGAtaaaaatgcctgttttttttttttttccattcaaatgctgtatttctttctttttaaaggctaGAAGAACTGTCTCCTTTTAACACACAGCAACTGGTACGAAGCTGACCTCAGCCCTTACTGTAATGGAAAAATACCACAACCCCTCCATACACAttcatacagaaatatttacctCATGCATGTTTTAAAACTTCTCCGCAAACATTGAAAAGATCCAAACCTTTTGTAAACCCTGGTGTTCTTTAAAACCCAAGAAATCTTGTCTCGTGAGAGAGAAGCTTAGAAAATgtcatgggggaaaaaaatacttccctCTTTGCTGGTAATTCCCCCTCTGTGCCCGGCTCTGCTACCCACAGCCTCCGCACGCCCCGTGGCTCCCCCGGGGCCTGGTGCCCGTGCAGGTGGGATCCCGACCCGGGGCCTCCTGCGGCACAGAAACCATCTGTGAGAGTACAGCCACCTGCTTCTCCTTACCTGAGCTGAAATctgcttttggtgtttcttaaAAGCTTCTCTTCCTGATCACGTAACAGCCGTGGGCAGGACGTGCCCGCAGAATGGTCAAGGATCAACAGTCCTCTCCTGTCAAGGACGGCCGTCCCAAAACACGCGAGGACCAACCCACTGCACTCGATTAGGGCTCAGACagtttcagaatttctttttagGAACGCAGTTAACCACAAGAGAGGCTAATTGCCCATTAAAAGATGTCTTTAGATCACAAAACAGACCGTACTCTGCATCCAGACTCTGATTCGGTTGTTTCCCCATCAGCAACAGCTTCTGTTTCAGTCAGCACAGGCCGGCTGGTGACAAGAGGTTTTAAAGAACGTATCTTGGCTCAAATACCACAGTTCACAGAGgatggaaggaaaggagaaggaaggaggaaggagagagcaagagaggtaaggagagaggaagaggttGGAGAAGGacagagagaggggaagaagagaggcagcaagaaacagggatggagaggggagaagagagatggggagggagggaggaggcgagggggaagaagggaacGCTCTGGGCACCCCACAGGCTGATGAGGGGTCAGTGGGGCTGGGCTCGGCCACCCCCGGAGCCCTGTCCTGTCCCACGGGCAGGGGTAAGGCCCACGGGACCCCGAGGGGCTGTCGGCACGCTCGAGCAGGAGGCGTGATACATCACTCACGGTGAAGGCCTAGATGCAAGCACCGAAGAAATTTATTTCATCAGGAACTTTTGTAGGTGGCTTTACCAAACTACAGTACCCTCTGCAGTCCTTGACATCTTAAACCAAACCCTCCCTTCAGTCCCTGTTAaaagtatacatatatatttaaaaaaaaaaaggaaaaaaaaataccatactAGCCTGTTGAACAGGCTGTCAGTACCTGTCTAACAGGGAATGTGCCACGAAGGGCACTGGCTCTGTTGAAACTGGCTATATTGGTCCTCAGAAGTGTGGATTAATCGGGCTAAGAGTAAGAGAATGTTAAAAATTTAATTCTCAGAAATTCAGATCAGAAATTACTTCCTGGATGTTTATgacattggatttttttttcctttttttttttttttttttttaatagcattgTAGTATAACACTATGTACCTAAATAGTTTTATGCTATTCTCAGGCTAAAAAGTGCAAATGATGCAGTAACTATAACCGGGAATGTTACGGTTGGAAGTATTTTACTTACATAACACAAAAAGGAATTAACAGATCTAAAAAATTAACAATTGTGAGGTCTGTCGACAGTGCCCAGCCAACCACCTGACAGCAGCAGGTCTCACGAGAGGCTCCTGGATCCCTCTCTGGAGGTGCTCTGCCCTCACCTCCCTGCAgatcctctcctctccacaacccagctgctgccatccagcaggagCCCGCTCCAGAAGACCGTGTGCCTACAACCATCTCTCCTAGAGAGAAAACCCAAGCATTTGTTTCACCTCTATCGTTCTCAGATGGCACTTCTGATTTACTGACTTGACGGAGCTAGCTGGTCAGTCACTCGAGAGGGACTGAAAGTTGCAGAGTAAACGGGCCCTGCTCAAAAGGAAGCCTGTGCTTTGTGGGAAGGTGAGCAAGTTAGCACCGAGAAACAGGAGCTACTCCCGAGGCTGAAACGCTGCCGCCTTTCCgctttttcatttgtaattttcaCTCTCCAAACAAGTCACTTCGTGTTGTTGTAGGAATGTGCCCTCTGAACTGGTATGCGAGTCAACTGTCAAGGAATCCAGGTGAATAGCTTAAAAGCAACGAAGTGTAGCATTTAATGCAAAGCATTACACGGCAAGACAAGTTtatagaaaaaaagcaagccgATCTCTCCCAAGATAGAGACTATTTTATATTACTGAAGGTAGGTCACATCCAGTAACGAGAATAATCCAAGTAAAATTTTTGGTACCGCATAATCCAGCTGTCTTGTCCCACGGGAGTTAAGCATAATCCTGTCCTAAAAACACCACGGCAGATTCCTGGATACCGACAGCTCCCACTACCGCCTTCGCTCTTTTGGTTACTCAGCCAACTGGACACCTGTCGTTTCGGTCAGCAGCAAACAGAGAAATCACTCCAAACCCAGGTGCTTGCTACGCGCGGCGCTGCTTCCAGGGCTCCTCCCAGTGTGGAAAACACAGAGGTGGCAGAAGTGCTGCCGAGCGCAGCCAGTGAGAGGAAAAGGAGTGCAGGGAGAGCTCGTGCCATCAACAGAGCACAAGCACCTCGGTTATCTGTAAGATCACAACCTCACTTCCCTTTCAGAAAGTGCCTCGTTTATTCAGTTTTTAACGGTATGGCATAAGGACTCACGTATTTTATAGATAGATACCAAAGTGGTATTATCAAAATAAACCATCTGTTTTATAAACCCACTATTTACAGAAACGgtttctgaaggtttttttcttctttctttttttttttttttaacaaaaattaaactatACACCAATCTaagttacagaaacaaaaataaccttTATAAGATCACATGtataaaacaagaaatgaaatgtgattttatttaaggcAATACTGGGCTACTTCACAAATCACCACCTCAAATATATACACTGCTCCACACTACTAATTTTCTATCACATTCACAACGGATTCTTTAATAccaaatattgttttaaatctCCAATGTAGCAAActatttttattcacatttccatttttattatgGAATCATAAATGCTTTGTATCCaattaaaagcaatgaaaaatgtaGCTATAAGAAAACTATTATATTTATGAGTTAACTACATATGAGTATCATCCATAGATACTGGATGTTAAATTTACAAAAATGAGTGTGTCAGTACGTTTAACCTATGAAATGTTATCTTATCCAGCTTCTCTCCtgtaaataaatgctttatgcaaaataaactgGATATGGCAGACTTACCTAGCTTTAGTTCAAAAggtcttaatttaaaatgattaaaggacagttttaaaaactttatCACTTAGTTACAAATTAAAATTCCGAATATAAATGTGTCATTTAATAGTTTAGACTTACAGACTGCTGGTGGCAGCAAATGATTtacaataataaatatatacaaaaaaaatgtatctacaAATAAAGAGTACTGTTATACATGAGCAGTGACCTGGTGAAAGATACCAATCACAGACAATTCACAAAGATTTAGTTCATGGAAAGGACAATTTGATAGAAAGTTGAGGTTTTGATCAAGTATTTACAAAGCTGAAGCAATTAGTCTGTTCTTCAAGTCCCATAGggataaaaacaaataagaaatttACATGACTGATGCCATGTTTTTTGCTAGATTAGatcacttcaaaataaaaagagctcCACAGTTACTAGCATGCTTGATGGCTTcctattcaaaa
This genomic stretch from Anser cygnoides isolate HZ-2024a breed goose chromosome 3, Taihu_goose_T2T_genome, whole genome shotgun sequence harbors:
- the GJB7 gene encoding gap junction beta-7 protein produces the protein MSWAFLRDLLSGVNKYSTGIGRIWVAVVFIFRLLVYVAAAENIWKYEHDEFECNIKQPGCENVCFDHFFPVSHIRLWALQLILVSTPSLLVVFHVAYRENREKKHNQKLYKSPGEIDGGLLYTYLISLVLKTGFEIVFLILFYKLYNGFQIPHLVKCDVRPCPNTVDCYISKPTEKMIFLYFLVATSCLCIVLNLSELSYLICKYSVKCYLKRYTKKHRGSTSDCHKSGTISHRRAAAAGPVHDSSLSLPLNAEGGHEKISPLT